One part of the Thermococcus radiotolerans genome encodes these proteins:
- a CDS encoding MinD/ParA family ATP-binding protein: MALIVVTGRGGAGKTTMTANLSTYLAMREYRVLAIDGDLYLPNLGFHFSLDTVKYTLHSLLRNPDIDPEWAIYKHPQTGVHVMPGSTQLQDVLGISPRRLVEILEKVKYKFGVVFVDSPTGIPFDTLPTFEVANYQLIVVEIERSPIYSFETMVKNEIEKLKVLGERYNLNIGVILNKVRESADVVEKIVEAVESDLDVPVIGWIPFDYNVPESINEGIPIVKYFPESDAAIALRETGEILEEWIFG; encoded by the coding sequence ATGGCGCTGATAGTCGTGACGGGGAGGGGCGGCGCTGGAAAGACCACGATGACCGCCAACCTTAGCACTTACCTGGCCATGCGGGAGTACCGTGTACTGGCCATTGATGGTGATCTGTACCTCCCCAACCTCGGCTTTCACTTCTCCCTCGACACCGTCAAGTATACCCTTCACTCCCTTCTGAGGAACCCGGATATTGACCCGGAATGGGCGATATACAAGCACCCCCAGACGGGGGTCCACGTTATGCCCGGCAGCACGCAGCTCCAGGACGTTCTTGGAATCTCGCCGAGGAGGCTGGTGGAGATACTTGAGAAGGTCAAATACAAGTTTGGGGTCGTATTCGTGGACTCCCCAACGGGTATCCCCTTTGACACCCTCCCGACCTTTGAGGTGGCCAACTATCAGCTGATAGTTGTTGAAATCGAGCGCTCACCCATCTACTCCTTCGAGACCATGGTGAAGAACGAGATTGAGAAGCTCAAGGTTTTGGGCGAGAGGTACAACCTCAACATCGGCGTCATCCTGAACAAGGTGAGGGAGTCCGCCGATGTCGTTGAGAAGATCGTTGAGGCGGTTGAGAGCGACCTCGACGTTCCAGTCATTGGATGGATTCCATTCGACTACAACGTTCCGGAATCCATCAACGAGGGTATTCCAATCGTTAAGTACTTCCCCGAAAGCGATGCTGCCATAGCCCTGAGGGAAACGGGGGAGATACTTGAGGAGTGGATATTCGGCTGA
- the tdh gene encoding L-threonine 3-dehydrogenase, with protein sequence MAEKMPAIVKTKPAYGAELVEVDVPKPGPGEVLIKVLATSICGTDLHIYEWNEWAQSRIKPPQIMGHEVAGEVIEVGPGVDTLEVGDYISAETHIVCGKCYACRHNRYHVCQNTKIFGVDMDGVFAEYAIVPAQNAWKNPKGMKPEYATLQEPLGNAVDTVLAGPIAGRSTLITGAGPLGLLGIAVAKASGAYPVIVSEPSEFRRELAKKVGADYVVNPFEEDPVKFVMDVTDGAGVEVFLEFSGAPKALEQGLKATTPGGRVSLLGLFPRDVTLDFNNLIIFKALEVHGITGRHLWETWYTVSSLIQSGKLNLDPVITHKYKGFDDFEEAFELMRAGKTGKVVFFPHKG encoded by the coding sequence ATGGCCGAGAAGATGCCCGCGATTGTAAAAACCAAGCCCGCTTACGGTGCCGAGCTCGTCGAGGTCGACGTTCCAAAGCCCGGGCCGGGCGAGGTTCTCATCAAGGTTCTCGCCACCAGCATATGCGGAACCGACCTCCACATCTACGAGTGGAACGAGTGGGCCCAGAGCAGGATCAAGCCACCCCAGATTATGGGCCACGAGGTGGCCGGTGAGGTCATCGAGGTCGGCCCCGGCGTCGACACCCTCGAGGTCGGCGACTACATAAGTGCCGAGACCCACATCGTCTGCGGCAAGTGCTACGCCTGCAGGCACAACCGCTACCACGTCTGCCAGAACACGAAGATCTTTGGCGTCGATATGGACGGTGTTTTCGCGGAATACGCGATAGTTCCGGCCCAGAACGCCTGGAAGAACCCGAAGGGCATGAAGCCCGAGTACGCCACCCTCCAGGAGCCGCTCGGTAACGCGGTTGACACCGTCTTGGCGGGACCGATAGCCGGAAGGAGCACGCTCATAACCGGCGCTGGACCCCTTGGGCTGCTCGGCATAGCGGTTGCCAAGGCTTCGGGAGCTTACCCGGTCATCGTGAGCGAACCGAGCGAGTTCAGGCGCGAGCTGGCCAAAAAGGTCGGCGCCGACTACGTGGTTAACCCCTTCGAGGAGGACCCGGTTAAGTTCGTGATGGATGTAACCGACGGGGCCGGAGTTGAGGTGTTCCTTGAGTTCAGCGGTGCTCCCAAGGCTCTCGAACAGGGTCTCAAGGCCACCACACCCGGTGGAAGGGTCTCCCTGCTCGGTCTGTTCCCGCGCGACGTCACGCTGGACTTCAACAACCTGATAATCTTCAAGGCCCTCGAGGTTCACGGCATAACCGGAAGGCACCTCTGGGAGACCTGGTACACGGTGTCCAGCCTGATCCAGAGCGGCAAGCTCAACCTCGACCCTGTTATCACCCACAAATACAAGGGCTTCGATGATTTCGAGGAAGCCTTCGAGCTCATGCGCGCCGGCAAGACCGGAAAGGTCGTCTTCTTCCCGCACAAGGGCTGA
- the pheS gene encoding phenylalanine--tRNA ligase subunit alpha, whose translation MELSYQEKLTLIKLNEVKRVKFDELVEKTGLDQVAVMRSVLGLQSKGLARLEERSERIAKLTETGRKYAEIGLPEWRALAVLRERGKITLDDLRDVLSEDELKPIVGLLRKEGWASVRKEDGKLVLEITEKGMEAGERPIDKALKLLAERKVVPLGEVEKLVPAKELKRRKIAEEDTATERFVEITPEGEELVRKGLELKEEVSTLTPELIKSGKWREVEFKRFNIQAPVRRFYPGKKQPYRAFLDKLRRRLIEMGFIEMTVDSLIETQFWNFDALFQPQNHPARDWTDTYQLKYPKSGHLPGEELVERVRASHEHGGDTGSRGWGYVWSPERAMLLMPRAHGTALSGRQLAKGVEIPGKYFTIQRVFRPDVLDRTHLIEFNQVDGFVVGEDLTFKHLLGILKRFAVEIAGAKKVKFLPDYYPFTEPSVQMSAYHPELGWVEFGGAGIFREEMTKALGIDVPVIAWGIGIDRLAMFKLGIDDIRYLFSYDLRWLREARLVW comes from the coding sequence ATGGAGCTAAGCTACCAGGAAAAACTCACGCTCATAAAGCTCAACGAGGTTAAAAGGGTCAAATTCGACGAGCTCGTCGAGAAAACCGGCCTCGACCAGGTCGCGGTCATGCGCTCCGTCCTTGGACTCCAGAGCAAGGGACTGGCGAGGCTCGAGGAGAGAAGCGAAAGGATAGCGAAGCTAACCGAGACCGGGAGAAAGTACGCGGAGATAGGCCTCCCCGAGTGGAGGGCGCTGGCCGTTCTGAGGGAGAGGGGAAAGATAACCCTGGACGACCTGAGGGACGTTCTCAGCGAGGATGAGCTGAAACCGATAGTGGGCCTTCTGAGGAAGGAAGGCTGGGCATCCGTGCGGAAAGAGGACGGGAAGCTCGTTCTTGAAATCACCGAGAAGGGCATGGAAGCCGGGGAGAGACCCATTGATAAAGCCCTCAAGCTCCTCGCCGAGAGGAAAGTCGTACCCCTGGGTGAAGTTGAGAAACTGGTTCCGGCCAAGGAGCTTAAGAGGAGAAAGATAGCCGAGGAGGACACGGCAACCGAGAGGTTCGTGGAGATAACTCCCGAGGGAGAAGAGCTCGTGAGGAAGGGCCTTGAGCTGAAAGAGGAGGTCTCGACCCTCACCCCCGAGCTGATAAAGTCCGGCAAGTGGAGGGAAGTCGAGTTCAAGCGCTTCAACATCCAGGCCCCGGTAAGGAGATTCTACCCAGGCAAGAAGCAGCCATACAGGGCTTTCCTCGACAAACTGAGGAGAAGGCTAATCGAGATGGGCTTCATAGAGATGACCGTTGACAGCCTTATAGAAACTCAGTTCTGGAACTTCGACGCCCTCTTCCAGCCCCAGAACCACCCTGCCAGGGACTGGACGGACACGTACCAGCTCAAATACCCGAAGAGCGGCCACCTGCCCGGGGAAGAGCTGGTTGAAAGGGTGAGGGCTTCCCACGAGCACGGAGGAGACACAGGCTCCAGGGGCTGGGGCTACGTCTGGTCGCCGGAGAGGGCGATGCTGCTTATGCCGAGGGCGCACGGAACGGCGCTCAGCGGCAGACAGCTCGCTAAAGGCGTCGAGATTCCGGGGAAGTACTTCACAATCCAACGCGTCTTCCGTCCGGACGTCCTCGACAGGACACACCTCATAGAGTTCAACCAGGTTGACGGCTTCGTCGTCGGCGAAGACCTGACCTTCAAGCACCTCCTCGGAATACTCAAGCGCTTCGCGGTGGAGATAGCTGGAGCGAAGAAAGTCAAGTTCCTGCCCGACTACTACCCGTTCACGGAGCCGAGCGTCCAGATGAGCGCCTACCACCCGGAGCTCGGCTGGGTCGAGTTCGGTGGGGCTGGAATATTCCGCGAGGAGATGACCAAAGCCCTGGGCATAGACGTTCCGGTCATAGCTTGGGGAATAGGAATAGACAGGCTTGCTATGTTCAAGCTCGGAATAGACGACATACGCTACCTGTTCAGCTACGACCTGCGCTGGCTTAGGGAGGCGAGGCTCGTCTGGTGA
- the pheT gene encoding phenylalanine--tRNA ligase subunit beta, translated as MPKFDVSKADLERLVGKTFTVEEWEDLFLYAKCELDDVWEENGEIYFKADSKDTNRPDLWSAEGIARQIRWALGFESGLPKYDVEESGVTVYVDEKLKNIRPYGVYAIVEGLSLDEEALKQMINLQEKVALTFGRRRREVAIGIFDFDKVKPPIYYRAAEKSEKFVPLGFEEELTLEEILEKHEKGKEYGHLIKDKPYYPLLVDSEGKVLSMPPIINSEITGRVTTETRNVFVDVTGWDLKKIMLALNVVVTALAERGGRIKSVRVVYPEDADVYLAPTIIAQFFDDFKSHEDVWHAVRNLLGWKVIESPDLTPKSFEVELDYIKRLTGLELSDGDVRNLLERMMYDVELVDGKARLLYPAFRDDIMHARDVLEDVLIAYGYNEIEPEEPKLAVQGRGDKFIEFEDAVRELMVGFGLQEVMTFNLTNRDNQYTRMNLPCGDYSNHPPAELVEIENPISPKWSALRGWLTPSLLDFLSQNTHEEYPQRIFEVGKVTLIDEGRETKTVSESKLAVALAHPRVTFTEAKEILESAMRHLGFEYGLEEIEHPSFIPGRVGRIIVNGKEIGIIGEIHPAVLENWGIEMPVAAFELFLRPLYREPYL; from the coding sequence ATGCCAAAGTTCGACGTTTCCAAGGCTGATCTCGAGAGGCTGGTAGGAAAGACCTTCACCGTGGAGGAGTGGGAGGACCTCTTCCTCTACGCGAAGTGTGAGCTGGACGACGTCTGGGAGGAGAACGGTGAAATCTACTTCAAGGCAGACTCAAAGGACACCAACCGGCCCGACCTATGGAGCGCCGAAGGTATAGCGAGGCAGATACGCTGGGCGCTCGGCTTCGAGAGCGGTCTTCCAAAATATGATGTTGAGGAGAGCGGCGTAACCGTTTACGTTGACGAGAAGCTGAAGAACATCCGTCCCTACGGTGTCTACGCGATAGTTGAGGGGCTGAGCCTCGACGAAGAGGCACTCAAGCAGATGATAAACCTCCAGGAGAAGGTCGCCCTGACCTTTGGAAGGAGGAGGAGAGAGGTAGCGATAGGAATCTTCGACTTCGACAAGGTGAAGCCTCCAATCTACTACCGCGCCGCTGAGAAGAGCGAGAAGTTTGTTCCCCTCGGCTTCGAGGAGGAGCTTACGCTGGAGGAAATCCTCGAGAAGCACGAGAAGGGGAAGGAGTACGGCCACCTGATCAAGGACAAGCCCTACTACCCGCTCCTCGTGGACAGCGAGGGCAAAGTTCTCTCGATGCCCCCGATCATAAACTCCGAGATAACCGGCAGGGTGACCACCGAGACCAGGAACGTCTTCGTTGACGTGACCGGCTGGGATTTGAAGAAGATAATGCTGGCTTTAAACGTCGTTGTTACAGCACTGGCCGAGCGCGGCGGGAGGATAAAGAGCGTTAGGGTAGTCTATCCTGAAGATGCGGATGTCTATCTTGCCCCTACTATCATTGCTCAATTTTTTGATGATTTCAAGTCTCATGAAGATGTGTGGCATGCCGTGAGAAATCTTTTGGGTTGGAAGGTAATCGAGAGCCCCGACTTAACCCCGAAGTCCTTCGAGGTCGAACTGGACTACATCAAGAGACTGACGGGGCTCGAGTTAAGCGATGGGGACGTGAGGAACCTTCTGGAGCGCATGATGTACGATGTCGAGTTGGTTGACGGGAAGGCGAGGCTACTCTACCCGGCCTTCCGCGACGACATAATGCACGCCCGCGACGTTCTGGAGGATGTCCTCATAGCCTATGGCTACAACGAGATTGAACCCGAGGAGCCGAAGCTTGCCGTCCAGGGCAGGGGCGACAAGTTCATTGAATTCGAGGACGCCGTCAGGGAGCTTATGGTCGGTTTCGGCCTGCAGGAGGTCATGACCTTCAACCTCACCAACAGGGATAACCAGTACACGAGGATGAATCTCCCCTGCGGGGACTACTCCAACCATCCACCCGCTGAGCTCGTCGAGATAGAGAACCCGATAAGCCCCAAGTGGTCGGCGCTGAGGGGATGGCTCACCCCGAGCCTGCTCGACTTCCTGAGCCAGAACACCCACGAGGAGTACCCGCAGAGAATCTTCGAGGTCGGAAAGGTCACGCTGATAGACGAAGGCAGAGAAACGAAGACCGTGAGCGAGAGCAAGCTGGCCGTTGCCCTGGCCCACCCGCGCGTAACCTTCACCGAAGCCAAGGAGATACTGGAAAGCGCCATGCGTCACCTCGGCTTCGAGTACGGGCTTGAAGAAATAGAGCATCCAAGCTTCATTCCTGGCAGGGTGGGGAGAATCATCGTGAACGGGAAAGAAATCGGCATCATCGGGGAAATCCATCCGGCAGTCCTAGAAAACTGGGGAATAGAAATGCCAGTGGCGGCCTTTGAGCTGTTCCTGCGGCCGCTCTACAGGGAACCCTACCTCTAA
- the truA gene encoding tRNA pseudouridine(38-40) synthase TruA, translated as MRMALRIAYDGTTFYGFQRQPDVRTVEGELIRVLSKLGVIRDAESSNFKGASRTDRGVSAFFNVVAFDVEGRPDLVRGEVLNHHLRDAWVLGVAEVPEDFHPRFWAKSKTYRYYLVDEGFDEEAMRNCASLFIGTHDFSAFARLEPGKDPVRELTRLEVSRRHGYYVIEIEGKSFLWEMARRIVNAVRLCGLSLMEPEEVERMLAGDYEKKVPPARPEGLILWHISYEGIEFEGDERGLNKAKRDLFERYSRALTRAALLGDVLIEL; from the coding sequence ATGAGGATGGCCCTCAGGATAGCGTACGACGGCACGACATTCTACGGCTTTCAGAGACAGCCAGACGTTAGAACCGTCGAGGGTGAGCTAATCAGGGTTCTCTCAAAGCTCGGGGTAATAAGGGACGCCGAGAGCTCGAACTTCAAAGGGGCCTCCAGAACCGACAGAGGTGTCTCTGCGTTCTTCAACGTCGTGGCCTTTGACGTTGAGGGCCGACCAGACCTGGTTAGGGGGGAGGTTCTCAACCACCATCTCCGCGATGCCTGGGTTCTCGGCGTTGCCGAGGTGCCGGAAGACTTCCACCCGCGTTTCTGGGCAAAATCGAAGACCTACAGGTACTACTTGGTTGATGAAGGGTTCGACGAGGAAGCCATGAGAAACTGCGCCTCCCTATTCATCGGAACGCACGATTTCTCCGCCTTCGCTAGACTGGAGCCGGGAAAAGACCCCGTGAGAGAGCTGACGCGCCTTGAGGTGAGCCGGCGCCACGGCTACTACGTCATAGAGATTGAGGGCAAGAGCTTCCTCTGGGAGATGGCGAGGAGAATAGTCAACGCCGTCCGCCTCTGCGGGCTGAGCCTGATGGAGCCCGAGGAAGTTGAGAGGATGCTCGCGGGAGACTACGAGAAAAAGGTACCCCCCGCGAGACCGGAGGGCCTGATACTGTGGCACATATCCTACGAGGGAATAGAGTTCGAGGGGGATGAGCGGGGCCTCAACAAGGCAAAGAGAGACCTGTTTGAGCGCTACTCACGAGCGCTTACGAGAGCGGCCCTTCTTGGGGACGTTCTCATCGAGCTTTGA
- a CDS encoding DEAD/DEAH box helicase, whose translation MVVLRIPDGSALVKIEKADPQVYFKIYELLSYKKDFGKWEKPESLYDPYERTFPVGVLPRVKKFLNCKGYRVRIKDERQVSGVKLNSTWNENYVMRRYQARAIKKALKEKMGVLSLPVGSGKTVVGLRIIHELDLSALIVVHTKELLYQWADKVREVLGVEPGIVGDNKWEERGVTVAMIQTLLSRGAEKLQNEYAIVMFDECHRTSAAEKFYLLGLSLPQVYRFGLSATPWRRVRGEEIKIEAVVGPTIFEVKAEDLIKERFLAKPRFEIITYESTMPSFSERYKELYEDMIMNNDERNRAIVKKAVELARKGHRILIDVKRIEHGRILKEMLEAEGIKAEFLSSQSPNRWEILEAFKEGEIPVLVSTLLKEGVDIPEISAIILAGGGKSDIMTIQTIGRALRPKKGMKAVIVDVQDDDPLLFTHFIERQKALKQYYGMYYDREMDSKLDENVPKKGRSRKRS comes from the coding sequence ATGGTAGTCCTTCGCATCCCGGACGGTTCGGCATTGGTGAAAATCGAGAAGGCTGACCCCCAGGTTTACTTCAAGATATACGAGCTGCTGAGCTACAAGAAGGACTTCGGGAAATGGGAGAAGCCGGAGAGCCTCTACGACCCCTACGAGAGAACGTTTCCCGTGGGTGTTCTTCCGAGGGTTAAGAAGTTCCTCAACTGCAAGGGTTATCGGGTGAGGATTAAGGACGAGAGGCAGGTCAGTGGGGTAAAGCTCAACTCCACCTGGAACGAGAACTACGTCATGCGCAGATACCAGGCGAGGGCGATAAAAAAGGCCCTCAAGGAGAAGATGGGCGTTCTTTCCCTCCCGGTTGGGAGCGGTAAAACCGTTGTCGGTCTCAGGATAATCCACGAGCTCGACCTGTCTGCGTTGATAGTCGTCCACACGAAGGAACTCCTCTACCAGTGGGCGGACAAGGTTAGGGAAGTTTTGGGCGTTGAGCCCGGCATAGTCGGGGACAACAAGTGGGAGGAGCGCGGCGTTACCGTTGCCATGATACAGACCCTCCTCTCGAGGGGCGCGGAGAAGCTCCAGAACGAGTACGCGATAGTGATGTTCGACGAGTGCCACAGAACATCCGCTGCCGAGAAGTTCTACCTGCTTGGACTCAGCCTCCCTCAAGTTTATCGGTTCGGCCTCTCGGCGACCCCCTGGCGCCGCGTTCGCGGGGAGGAGATAAAGATCGAGGCCGTCGTTGGCCCGACCATATTTGAGGTCAAGGCCGAGGACCTGATAAAGGAGAGGTTCCTTGCAAAGCCTCGTTTCGAGATAATAACCTACGAATCGACCATGCCGTCCTTCAGCGAGCGCTACAAGGAGCTGTACGAGGACATGATAATGAACAACGACGAGAGGAACAGGGCGATAGTCAAGAAGGCCGTTGAGCTCGCCAGGAAAGGACACCGCATCCTCATTGACGTGAAGCGCATAGAGCACGGTAGGATTCTGAAGGAGATGCTTGAGGCGGAGGGGATAAAGGCCGAGTTCCTCAGCTCCCAGAGCCCAAACAGGTGGGAGATACTGGAGGCGTTTAAGGAGGGCGAGATCCCGGTCCTGGTTTCCACCCTCCTGAAGGAGGGCGTTGACATACCCGAGATTTCGGCGATAATCCTCGCCGGCGGCGGAAAGAGCGACATCATGACGATTCAGACGATAGGCCGCGCACTAAGGCCGAAGAAGGGAATGAAGGCCGTCATCGTTGATGTTCAGGACGACGACCCCCTGCTCTTCACCCACTTCATCGAGAGGCAGAAGGCGCTCAAGCAGTACTACGGCATGTACTACGACAGGGAGATGGACTCAAAGCTCGATGAGAACGTCCCCAAGAAGGGCCGCTCTCGTAAGCGCTCGTGA
- a CDS encoding UbiD family decarboxylase: MLREIIERFEDTVIVEEPVSKELEITRHLVKYRDRPVLFRNVDGWTVAGNIWSTRERIAGYLGTEKEKLLHFIADAMENPEPYRTVDGAPFMANSTADFSLRELPIPKYYPKDGGQYFTSAMVIAKDENGFVNTSFHRMMVIDEKRAAIRLVPRHLYAMWKEKAEAGEELDVRIVVGNPVHLLIAGATSVAYGVSELEIASAMSRRAFGKPLEVFNLRGIPVPVETEFVFEAKILPELTDEGPFVDITGTYDYVRKQPVVVFERMHHVDEPVFHALLPGGYEHYMLMGLPKEPQIYASVKRVVPKVHGVRLTEGGAMWLHAVVSITKQHDGDGKNAILAAFAGHPSLKHVVVVDEDVNIYDDREVEWAIATRFQADRDLVVISNARGSSLDPSAEKSLTAKWGIDATKPLDRKEEFERARL; encoded by the coding sequence ATGCTGAGGGAAATCATCGAGCGTTTTGAGGATACCGTCATCGTGGAAGAGCCCGTGAGCAAGGAGCTTGAGATAACCAGGCATCTCGTGAAATACCGCGATAGACCGGTCCTCTTCAGAAACGTGGACGGCTGGACCGTTGCGGGCAACATATGGAGCACGAGGGAGAGGATAGCGGGCTATCTGGGGACCGAGAAGGAGAAACTCCTCCACTTCATAGCGGATGCCATGGAAAACCCCGAACCCTACAGGACGGTTGACGGTGCACCCTTCATGGCGAACTCCACGGCCGACTTCTCACTCCGCGAGCTTCCAATTCCAAAGTACTACCCCAAGGACGGCGGCCAGTACTTCACATCAGCCATGGTCATAGCCAAGGACGAAAACGGCTTCGTCAACACCTCTTTCCACAGGATGATGGTCATTGATGAGAAGAGGGCCGCCATAAGACTCGTCCCAAGGCACCTCTACGCCATGTGGAAGGAAAAGGCCGAAGCCGGGGAGGAGTTGGACGTCAGGATAGTCGTCGGGAACCCGGTTCACCTCCTAATCGCCGGCGCCACGAGCGTGGCCTACGGTGTAAGCGAACTTGAGATAGCCTCGGCGATGAGCCGGAGGGCCTTCGGAAAGCCCCTCGAGGTCTTCAACCTCAGGGGAATACCCGTTCCGGTTGAGACGGAGTTCGTCTTCGAGGCGAAGATACTTCCTGAGCTGACCGATGAAGGGCCCTTCGTTGACATAACCGGAACCTACGACTACGTGAGGAAACAGCCGGTGGTGGTCTTCGAGCGCATGCACCACGTGGACGAGCCCGTTTTCCACGCCCTCCTGCCAGGCGGCTACGAGCACTACATGCTGATGGGACTTCCAAAGGAGCCGCAGATCTATGCCAGCGTTAAGAGGGTCGTTCCAAAGGTTCACGGTGTAAGGCTGACCGAGGGAGGTGCGATGTGGCTCCACGCCGTCGTCAGCATAACCAAACAGCACGACGGAGACGGAAAGAACGCGATTCTTGCTGCTTTCGCTGGACACCCCAGCCTGAAGCACGTGGTCGTTGTGGATGAGGACGTGAACATATACGATGACAGAGAAGTGGAGTGGGCGATAGCGACGCGCTTCCAGGCCGATAGGGATCTGGTGGTCATCTCCAACGCCCGCGGCAGTTCCCTCGACCCATCCGCCGAGAAGAGCCTCACCGCGAAGTGGGGAATAGACGCGACCAAGCCCCTGGATAGAAAGGAAGAATTCGAGAGGGCCAGGCTCTAG
- a CDS encoding ABC transporter ATP-binding protein: MIRIENLVKVYKDVRALDGLNLEVRPGQIYGFLGPNGAGKSTTILSTLGLIFPQEGRIQLFDLEVFADGKFNENRLVEAKKRIGYMPEHATLWDFLTPVQTLEIIADAFGIPKAEREKNIRELLELVNLWEERDRKVGKFSKGMRQRLLLAQALINDPELLILDEPMTGLDPTGIAEFKDIIKEQKKAGKTVFFSSHILAHVEEICDTVGVIVKGKLRVEDNLDNIKREFLKKAGYTIVVETNVPVDFTGVEWKVTPLGEKKYRIVASEDIREQIHDFVAAQGAKILTMQIKAPSLEEIFLKMVE; this comes from the coding sequence ATGATACGAATCGAGAATCTCGTTAAAGTTTACAAGGACGTTCGCGCCCTCGATGGCCTGAACCTTGAGGTCAGGCCCGGCCAGATATACGGCTTCCTCGGCCCCAACGGCGCCGGAAAGAGCACCACCATCCTCAGCACTCTTGGTTTGATATTCCCTCAGGAGGGAAGGATTCAGCTCTTCGACCTTGAGGTTTTCGCCGATGGAAAGTTCAACGAGAACCGGCTTGTTGAGGCCAAAAAACGCATAGGCTACATGCCGGAGCACGCCACCCTCTGGGACTTCCTCACCCCGGTTCAGACCCTTGAGATAATAGCCGACGCGTTCGGAATCCCGAAGGCCGAGAGGGAGAAGAACATCAGGGAGCTCCTTGAACTGGTCAACCTGTGGGAGGAACGTGATAGGAAGGTCGGTAAGTTCTCTAAGGGAATGAGGCAGCGCCTTCTGCTTGCCCAGGCGCTCATCAACGACCCGGAGCTCCTGATCCTTGACGAGCCGATGACCGGCCTCGACCCGACGGGAATAGCGGAGTTCAAGGACATCATCAAAGAGCAGAAGAAGGCGGGAAAGACTGTTTTCTTCTCGAGCCACATCCTGGCTCACGTCGAGGAGATATGCGATACCGTCGGCGTAATAGTCAAGGGTAAGCTCCGCGTTGAGGACAACCTTGACAACATCAAGAGGGAGTTCCTGAAGAAGGCGGGCTACACGATCGTGGTGGAGACCAACGTTCCGGTGGACTTCACGGGGGTCGAGTGGAAGGTCACGCCGCTGGGCGAGAAGAAGTACCGCATAGTGGCCTCGGAGGACATCAGGGAGCAGATTCACGATTTCGTTGCCGCACAGGGGGCTAAGATTCTCACCATGCAGATCAAGGCCCCTAGCCTTGAGGAGATATTCCTCAAAATGGTGGAGTGA
- a CDS encoding ABC transporter permease subunit — protein MLWGFQLEFKQSLRTKKLWLILGIMVLLYIPVFYIMKSAGVEDLTVEGAMTFLIQFVTGMAGFFIGILALLMGATAINSEIEKGTLRVAMSKPVKRLGYIGGKFLAHSAVLLMALLISTLVGILGVVYLGAPLSGQLVVDVLLLNMLLLLAMVQLVALGYILSTVIKSSSSALGAALVLAFVLFLIMPNIVGYLAIRDSLNNPNMGYKDIKALQKEYTTKYLFYVPTSQVGVITGDVGMLSDTQGNINSATAEYRGMAYAIRNNLTNFGILVGLTLVYLGIGFYRFLRMDLR, from the coding sequence ATGCTTTGGGGATTTCAGCTTGAGTTTAAGCAGAGCCTTCGAACTAAGAAGCTCTGGCTGATTCTAGGGATCATGGTACTCCTCTACATCCCGGTCTTCTACATAATGAAGAGCGCGGGGGTTGAGGACCTCACCGTCGAGGGTGCAATGACGTTCCTCATACAGTTCGTCACCGGAATGGCGGGCTTCTTCATCGGAATCCTCGCCCTCCTGATGGGCGCCACAGCGATAAACAGCGAGATTGAGAAGGGAACGCTACGCGTTGCCATGAGCAAGCCTGTGAAGAGGCTGGGCTACATCGGCGGCAAGTTCCTCGCACACTCCGCCGTCCTGCTGATGGCGCTTCTGATATCCACGCTCGTCGGAATACTCGGCGTGGTCTATCTGGGAGCACCGTTGAGCGGTCAGCTCGTCGTTGACGTTCTGCTGCTCAACATGCTGCTCCTCCTGGCGATGGTTCAGCTCGTTGCATTGGGCTACATTCTCTCAACCGTCATCAAGTCCTCCAGCTCGGCCCTTGGGGCGGCCCTCGTGCTGGCATTCGTGCTCTTCCTCATAATGCCGAACATCGTTGGATATCTAGCCATCAGGGACAGTCTTAACAACCCCAACATGGGATATAAGGATATCAAGGCGCTCCAGAAGGAGTACACCACCAAGTACCTGTTCTACGTCCCTACTTCCCAGGTTGGCGTTATCACGGGGGACGTTGGGATGCTATCGGACACCCAGGGTAACATCAACAGTGCCACCGCCGAGTACCGCGGTATGGCCTATGCCATCAGGAACAACCTCACGAACTTCGGAATACTCGTGGGGCTCACGCTGGTGTACCTTGGAATCGGCTTCTACCGCTTCCTCCGCATGGATCTGAGGTGA